Proteins co-encoded in one Lasioglossum baleicum chromosome 14, iyLasBale1, whole genome shotgun sequence genomic window:
- the LOC143215942 gene encoding serine hydrolase-like protein 2, which yields MSQSKKQLTEVKLSVPWGHVAAKVYNSLQEKKILVVHGILDNAGSFDRLIELLPLEYQYVSIDLPGHGLSSPFPSGLPLKFFDYVYTILLVLDALKWKTCIYLAHSFGAHIGTYFGVLYPGRLERIIAIDGFMPFAVKDAVSFTREMYNLSAYSNVGEKLYTKEEVIYALQYKRKEALTADAAEAMFTRATTKVGDLYKYNRDPRLRMMVRPIFTMQMCAEFWEKFSIPILIIVADRSSRIDTLKDMVEKARSVIEKKSEFDVVLVKGSHDVHNNYPERVAPHICNVLKNNTKSKL from the coding sequence ATGAGCCAATCGAAAAAGCAACTCACAGAAGTGAAATTATCTGTGCCATGGGGACATGTTGCTGCAAAAGTCTATAATTCTCTACAAGAGAAGAAAATTTTAGTAGTACACGGTATCTTAGACAATGCTGGATCATTTGACAGATTAATAGAACTTCTTCCGCTAGAATACCAGTATGTAAGCATAGACTTACCAGGACATGGATTGTCGTCCCCGTTTCCTTCTGGACTACCATTGAAATTCTTTGATTACGTTTATACAATATTACTAGTTTTAGACGCTTTAAAGTGGAAAACTTGTATTTACTTAGCGCATAGTTTTGGCGCACACATAGGAACTTATTTCGGTGTATTATATCCTGGAAGGCTCGAAAGAATCATAGCTATAGATGGATTTATGCCTTTCGCAGTTAAGGATGCTGTATCTTTTACTCGAGAAATGTATAATTTGAGCGCTTATAGCAATGTTGGAGAAAAACTATATACTAAAGAAGAAGTAATATATGCGTTACAGTATAAAAGGAAAGAGGCGTTAACTGCAGACGCTGCGGAAGCTATGTTTACACGTGCGACTACAAAAGTTGgggatttatataaatataatcgtGATCCCAGATTGAGAATGATGGTACGTCCGATATTTACCATGCAAATGTGTGCAGAGTTCTGGGAGAAGTTCAGTATTCCAATCTTAATTATCGTGGCAGACAGATCGTCTAGAATAGACACGCTGAAAGACATGGTAGAGAAAGCAAGAAGCGTAATAGAAAAGAAGAGTGAATTTGATGTAGTTCTTGTGAAAGGTTCCCACGATGTACATAATAATTATCCTGAAAGGGTAGCACCgcatatatgtaacgttctgaaGAACAACACGAAgagtaaattataa